Proteins from one Rosa chinensis cultivar Old Blush chromosome 7, RchiOBHm-V2, whole genome shotgun sequence genomic window:
- the LOC112179064 gene encoding LRR receptor-like serine/threonine-protein kinase FEI 2 produces the protein MKKGVLFWVFSVIVAATVYSHCSLALSQDGFVLLEMKSVLNDSRNMLSNWQDSDESPCNWTGITCHPQDQRVSAINLPYMQLGGTISPSIGKLSRLQRLALHQNSLHGFIPNEITSCTELRALYLRANYLQGGIPSNIGNLSSLTILDISSNLLKGAIPSSIGRLSRLRSLNLSTNFFSGEIPDVGVLSNFGNKSFIGNLDLCGQQVHKPCRTSLGFPAVLPHAASDEAAVPPKRSSHYIKGLLIGVMATLAFALFILLGFLWARLLSKKERVAKKYTEVTKQVNQEAGTKLITFHGDLPYPSCEIIDKLESLDEEDVVGSGGFGTVYRMVMNDCGTFAVKRIDRSREGSDQGFERELEILGSIKHINLVNLRGYCRLPTSKLLIYDYVAMGSLDDFLHGDGLEERPLNWSVRLRIALGSARGIAYLHHDCCPKIVHRDIKSSNILLDENLEPHVSDFGLAKLLVDEDAHVTTVVAGTFGYLAPEYLQSGRATQKSDVYSFGVLLLELVTGKRPTDPTFVKRGLNVVGWMNTLLRENRLKDLVDKRCRDADPESLEAILEIAARCTDASPDDRPSMNQVLQLLEQEVMSPCPSDFYDSHSDHC, from the exons atgaagaagggTGTTTTGTTTTGGGTCTTCTCAGTGATTGTAGCAGCAACTGTTTACTCCCATTGTTCTCTTGCTCTCAGCCAAGACG GTTTCGTACTGCTGGAAATGAAAAGCGTTTTGAATGACAGTAGGAACATGCTTAGTAACTGGCAGGATTCTGATGAATCACCTTGTAATTGGACTGGTATTACTTGCCATCCTCAGGACCAAAGAGTCAGCGCTAT taaccTACCCTATATGCAACTAGGAGGGACTATATCTCCCAGCATTGGCAAACTCAGTAGATTGCAGAGACT GGCGCTTCACCAGAACAGCTTACATGGATTCATTCCTAATGAAATTACCAGTTGCACTGAGCTTAGAGCTTT GTACTTGAGGGCTAATTATCTACAGGGAGGTATACCATCAAATATTGGAAACCTTTCTTCTCTCACCATATT GGATATATCAAGCAATTTATTAAAGGGTGCTATACCTTCATCTATTGGCCGCCTATCACGATTGCGCTCTCT GAACTTGTCCACTAACTTCTTCTCTGGGGAAATCCCAGACGTTGGAGTTCTGAGCAACTTTGGGAATAAGTC GTTTATTGGGAATCTTGATCTTTGTGGCCAACAAGTGCACAAGCCCTGTCGAACCTCACTGGGATTTCCTGCTGTATTGCCACATGCGGCGAGTGATGAAGCAGCTG TCCCTCCGAAGCGATCTTCACATTACATTAAGGGATTGCTTATTGGTGTCATGGCGACCCTGGCATTTGCACTTTTCATTCTCCTTGGCTTCCTTTGGGCTCGGTTACTATCGAAAAAGGAAAGAGTGGCCAAGAAATATACAGAAGTTACgaagcaagtaaatcaagaagcAG GCACAAAACTCATCACTTTCCATGGAGATCTGCCCTACCCTTCGTGTGAGATCATTGACAAGTTAGAGTCgcttgatgaagaagatgtTGTAGGATCAGGAGGATTTGGCACTGTGTACCGAATGGTCATGAATGATTGTGGAACATTTGCTGTTAAAAGAATTGACAGAAGTCGGGAAGGATCAGATCAAGGTTTTGAGAGGGAGTTAGAGATCTTGGGTAGCATTAAGCATATAAACCTAGTTAACTTGCGAGGCTACTGCAGGCTTCCTACTTCAAAGCTTCTTATATATGATTATGTAGCTATGGGAAGCTTAGATGATTTCTTGCATG gagatGGGCTGGAAGAGCGACCTCTGAATTGGAGTGTGCGTTTAAGAATAGCTCTCGGTTCTGCTAGAGGGATAGCATACCTGCACCATGATTGCTGTCCAAAGATAGTGCACCGTGACATAAAATCCAGCAACATTTTGCTTGATGAAAACTTGGAGCCCCATGTCTCTGACTTTGGTCTTGCAAAGCTTTTGGTTGATGAGGATGCCCATGTTACCACAGTGGTTGCTGGCACTTTTGGCTATCTTGCACCAG AGTATTTGCAGAGCGGGAGAGCGACACAAAAGTCAGATGTATATAGCTTTGGAGTTCTTTTGCTTGAGCTTGTGACTGGAAAGAGACCTACTGATCCGACATTTGTCAAGAGAGGCTTAAATGTAGTTGGTTGG ATGAACACGCTATTGAGAGAGAACCGATTGAAAGATTTAGTTGACAAGCGGTGCAGAGATGCAGATCCTGAAAGTCTGGAAGCAATTCTTGAAATAGCTGCAAGGTGCACGGATGCGAGCCCAGATGATAGGCCATCAATGAATCAGGTATTGCAGTTGCTAGAGCAAGAAGTCATGTCACCTTGCCCAAGTGATTTCTACGACTCCCACTCAGATCATTGTTGA
- the LOC112178926 gene encoding (+)-cis,trans-nepetalactol synthase NEPS1 — MAELTLKKKLQDKVAIVTGGASGIGEATARLFSLHGARAVVIADVQDDKGQDVAASIGAHCSYIHCDVSNEDQVKSLVESTVQTHGCLDIMFSNAGIISKSKQEVLDLDLSNYDKLMAVNVRGTAACVKHAAKAMVEGGVRGSVICTASVGATNGTEIFTDYTMSKHAILGLVRCASMQLVPHRIRVNCVSPGPTMTPIMNSSTFQFESQEEIDKLQSTLGLKGGKDLMTPEHVASAVVYLASEDSPFVSGHNLVLDGGFKT, encoded by the coding sequence ATGGCAGAACTGACGCTCAAGAAGAAGCTTCAAGACAAGGTGGCAATAGTCACCGGTGGCGCTAGCGGCATAGGTGAAGCCACTGCGCGGCTCTTTTCTTTGCATGGTGCGCGCGCAGTGGTGATCGCCGACGTCCAGGACGATAAGGGCCAGGACGTAGCGGCTTCCATCGGCGCTCACTGCAGCTACATCCACTGCGACGTGAGCAACGAGGACCAGGTCAAGAGCCTGGTCGAGTCAACCGTCCAGACGCACGGCTGCCTGGACATCATGTTCAGCAACGCCGGAATAATCAGCAAATCCAAGCAGGAGGTTCTGGACCTTGACTTGTCCAACTACGACAAGCTGATGGCGGTCAACGTACGCGGGACGGCGGCGTGTGTGAAGCACGCAGCCAAGGCCATGGTGGAAGGCGGAGTGAGGGGGAGCGTGATATGCACGGCGAGCGTTGGAGCGACCAATGGGACGGAGATTTTCACCGACTACACCATGTCAAAGCACGCCATTTTGGGGCTGGTGAGATGCGCTAGTATGCAGCTCGTGCCGCACCGGATACGAGTGAACTGCGTGTCGCCAGGGCCAACGATGACGCCGATCATGAATTCTTCTACTTTTCAGTTTGAGAGTCAGGAAGAGATAGATAAGCTGCAGTCGACACTAGGGTTGAAAGGAGGCAAGGACTTGATGACGCCGGAGCATGTGGCCAGCGCCGTCGTTTATTTAGCTTCCGAGGACTCTCCGTTTGTGAGTGGCCATAATTTGGTCCTCGACGGTGGATTCAAAACTTGA